The Arachis duranensis cultivar V14167 chromosome 2, aradu.V14167.gnm2.J7QH, whole genome shotgun sequence genome has a window encoding:
- the LOC127744957 gene encoding 50S ribosomal protein L2, chloroplastic-like → MAIHLYKTSTLSTRNGAVDSQVKSNPRNNLIYGQHRCGKGHNAREIITAGHKGGGHKRLYRNIDFRRNEKDIYGRIVTIEYDPNRNAYICLIHFGDGEKRYILHHRGTIIGDTIVSST, encoded by the coding sequence ATGGCGATACATTTATACAAAACTTCAACCCTGAGCACACGCAATGGAGCCGTAGACAGTCAAGTCAAATCCAATCCACGAAATAATTTGATCTATGGACAACATCGTTGTGGTAAAGGCCATAATGCCAGAGAAATCATTACCGCAGGGCATAAAGGGGGAGGTCATAAGCGTCTATACCGTAACATCGATTTTCGTCGGAATGAAAAAGACATATATGGTAGAATCGTAACCATAGAATACGACCCCAATCGAAATGCATACATCTGTCTCATACACTTTGGGGATGgtgaaaaaagatatattttacaTCACAGAGGGACTATAATTGGAGATACCATTGTTTCTAGTACATAA